A window of Sander vitreus isolate 19-12246 chromosome 18, sanVit1, whole genome shotgun sequence contains these coding sequences:
- the LOC144533323 gene encoding solute carrier family 23 member 1-like: MASGKDSCGLDNLAFDMDVNDQQREKEGKEKEEKDTNKPTYRVTDVPPWYICTFLAIQHYLTAFGGIVSIPLILSEGLCLQHDSLTQSCLINTIFFTSGLITVLQVTFGVRLPILQGGTFALVTPAMAMLSMPEWKCPAWTQNASLVNTSSPLFIEVWQTRMRTLQGSIMVASVLQILVGFSGLIGFLMHFIGPLTIAPTVSLIGLSLYDSAGDKVGSHWGISAMTTVLIILFSQYLRRIPILVPAYSKAKKLHTSKFYIFQIMPILLGISVSWLVCYLLTIYDVLPSDPAQYGHLARTDVKGDVLNKASWFTFPYPGQWGMPTVSLAGVFGMMAGIICSMAESVGDYHACARLSGAPPPPKHAISRGIGVEGLGSLLAGAFGTGNGTTSFSENVAALGITKVGSRMVILLSGVFMILIGMLGKIGAIFTTIPTPVVGGMFLIMFGVITAAGISNLQSTDMNSSRNIFVFGFSMFSALVIPNWIMKNPDLLETGVREVDQVLHILLTTHMFIGGFLGFFLDNTIPGTKSERGLLAWNKVHLEDSSYTLATEEVYDLPFGITSYLSSQSWVRYVPFCPWNGHRSENRLEDKKMPQGRGSEQLPHSTRVIDEIAF; this comes from the exons ATGGCTTCAGGGAAGGACAGTTGTGGACTTGACAATCTTGCATTTGAT ATGGATGTCAATGatcaacaaagagaaaaggaaggaaaggagaaggaagagaaagaCACAAATAAACCAACCTATCGTGTGACTGATGTTCCACCCTGGTACATTTGCACTTTTCTGGCCATACAG CATTACTTGACAGCTTTCGGGGGGATCGTGTCCATCCCCCTGATTCTCTCGGAGGGGCTGTGTCTGCAACACGACAGCCTGACCCAGAGTTGCCTCATCAACACCATTTTCTTCACCTCGGGCCTGATAACTGTGCTGCAGGTCACCTTCGGTGTAAG GCTTCCCATCCTGCAGGGGGGTACATTTGCTTTGGTGACCCCTGCCATGGCCATGTTGTCCATGCCAGAGTGGAAGTGCCCAGCTTGGACCCAGAACGCCAGTCTGGTCAACACATCCTCACCTCTCTTTATAGAAGTGTGGCAGACCCGCATGAGAACA CTGCAGGGCTCTATCATGGTGGCCTCTGTCCTCCAGATTCTGGTCGGCTTCTCTGGGCTCATTGGCTTCCTCATGCACTTCATTGGCCCCTTAACCATTGCCCCCACAGTCTCTCTCATAGGCCTGTCACTGTACGATTCAGCTGGAGACAAGGTTGGCAGCCACTGGGGCATCTCTGCTAT GACCACAGTGCTGATCATCTTGTTCTCCCAGTACCTCCGTCGCATACCAATCCTTGTTCCTGCATATAGCAAAGCCAAGAAACTGCACACCTCAAAGTTCTATATCTTCCAAATAATGCCT ATTCTGCTGGGCATTTCGGTCTCATGGTTAGTCTGCTACCTCCTCACTATCTATGATGTCCTACCATCGGATCCAGCCCAATATGGCCACCTGGCTCGCACTGATGTGAAGGGAGATGTGCTGAACAAGGCTTCCTGGTTCACATTTCCTTATCCTG GTCAGTGGGGCATGCCAACTGTGAGCCTGGCAGGTGTGTTTGGCATGATGGCTGGAATAATATGCTCCATGGCAGAGTCTGTGGGCGACTACCACGCATGTGCCAGGCTGTCAGGGGCGCCTCCCCCCCCGAAGCACGCCATCAGCAGGGGCATTGGTGTTGAAGGGCTCGGCAGTTTGTTGGCAGGGGCCTTCGGCACAGGTAACGGCACTACCTCATTTAGTGAGAATGTGGCTGCCCTGGGTATCACCAAG GTAGGTAGCCGAATGGTGATTCTTCTGAGTGGAGTTTTCATGATTTTGATAGGGATGCTGGGTAAAATTGGAGCCATCTTCACCACCATCCCCACCCCCGTGGTGGGAGGGATGTTCCTGATCATGTTTGGAGTCATAACTGCAGCAGGAATTTCTAATCTGCAG TCCACAGACATGAATTCCTCCAggaatatatttgtttttggtttttccatgttttctgCACTTGTTATTCCGAACTGGATAATGAAGAATCCTGATTTGTTAGAAACAG GTGTTAGAGAGGTAGACCAAGTGTTGCACATATTGTTGACCACACACATGTTCATCGGAGGATTTCTTGGCTTCTTCCTAGATAACACAATTCCTG GGACCAAAAGCGAACGTGGCCTCTTAGCCTGGAACAAAGTACACCTTGAGGACTCGAGCTACACCTTGGCAACTGAAGAGGTGTATGACCTCCCCTTTGGAATAACCTCTTACCTATCGTCCCAATCTTGGGTTCGTTACGTCCCCTTCTGCCCATGGAACGGCCACAGATCTGAGAACAGGTTGGAAGACAAGAAAATGCCACAGGGCCGAGGGAGTGAGCAACTGCCCCACAGCACAAGGGTCATTGATGAAATAGCCttctag
- the gpcpd1 gene encoding glycerophosphocholine phosphodiesterase GPCPD1 isoform X1: protein METTQVTLAVRGETSPGEVIAVVGSCEALGSWSHQKAVTLYPDGNDGNAWTATITVPKGVVSKYRYFKGFILEPKLISRNGENPLTLKEFQPMVADCPSWRLSAGDPCQVIVNVWETHQQPRTMSPTGPHQTIDDGQFGTHNGVNCVDSGWLTCQTEIRLRLHFSKKSPVSITKKKFKKSRFRIKLTLEGFEEEIDEDEDELSPTCLHRMTTTLEKTTTLGISMISANSYKSRHSQPECGYGLGPSQWTEYSIHTMYPDNLELTFEFFEEDMSEHVVQGDAHPGYVGTACLLSSSFSENGMDIGVATLPIMARNSRQTIGKVRVDYLVIRPIQAFQCDMSSSFTKYWKKRSTLHVGHRGAGSTHAAKHQRIRENTIASFKSAAMHGAAYVEFDVHLSKDAVPIVYHDLTCCISTKKKHDKTSLEPVEVPVKDLTFDQLQLLKLVHATAVKENDHKDLLDDEDEVDEHQPFPSLSQIFQAIPEHVGFNIELKWICQMKDGSWDGNLSSYFNMNKYLDIILSCVLQKGGKRRIVFSCFDPDICTMVRQKQNKYPILFLTQGISEKYPDMLDIRCQSTQIAISFAQSENILGISAHAEELLKNLSYIGDAQSKGLVVFSWGDDNNEHEIRKKLREQGIDGLIYDSICEESGEQANVFQVEEQHTLQEVITEETLKNASCSCYSIPCSMAPCIGSKSCSGSGESDSGLSSS from the exons ATGGAGACCACTCAGGTGACTTTGGCTGTCAGAGGAGAAACATCCCCAG GTGAGGTGATTGCAGTCGTTGGCAGCTGTGAAGCCCTGGGAAGCTGGAGCCATCAAAAAGCTGTGACCTTATATCCTGATGGCAATGATGG AAATGCATGGACTGCAACAATCACTGTGCCTAAAGGAGTTGTGTCCAAGTACCGCTATTTTAAAGGCTTCATTCTGGAACCAAAG CTCATCAGCAGGAATGGGGAAAATCCACTGACTTTGAAAGA ATTTCAACCCATGGTGGCTGACTGCCCCAGCTGGAGATTG AGTGCAGGTGATCCCTGTCAAGTGATAGTCAATGTGTGGGAGACCCATCAACAACCCCGCACAATGAGCCCCACAg GACCACACCAGACTATTGATGATGGACAATTTGGAACTCACA ATGGGGTGAATTGTGTCGACTCTGGGTGGCTCACATGCCAGACAGAGATCCGCCTGCGTCTGCACTTTTCTAAGAAGTCTCCCGTGTCTATCACTAAGAAGAAATTCAAGAAGTCTCGCTTCAG AATCAAGCTGACATTGGAGGGCTTTGAGGAGGAGATAGATGAGGACGAGGATGAGCTCAGTCCTACGTGTTTGCACAGGATGACCACCACTCTGGAGAAGACCACCACTCTGGGGATCAGTATGATCAGTGCCAACAGCTATAAGTCGCGCCACTCGCAGCCTGAATGTGGGTATGGACTGGGGCCCTCTCAGTGGACTGAGTACAGTATCCACACCATGTACCCAGACAACCTAGAGCTCACCTTTGAGTTCTTTGAG GAGGATATGAGTGAGCATGTAGTCCAGGGGGATGCTCATCCAGGATATGTGGGCACAGCTTGCCTCCTGTCCTCCTCTTTCTCGGAGAATGGTATGGACATCGGAGTAGCCACGCTTCCAATTATGGCTCGGAATTCCAGACAGACCATCGGGAAAGTCCGAG TGGATTACCTGGTGATCCGGCCAATCCAGGCGTTTCAGTGTGACATGAGCTCCTCCTTCACCAAATACTGGAAGAAAAGAAGTACACTGCATGTGGGCCACAGAGGAGCCGGCAGCACACACGCAGCCAA GCATCAGAGAATCAGGGAGAACACAATAGCTTCATTCAAAAGCGCTGCCATGCAT GGTGCAGCCTATGTAGAGTTTGATGTTCACCTCTCCAAAGATGCAGTTCCTATTGTATACCATGATCTGACGTGCTGCATATCCACCAAGAAG AAACATGACAAGACGTCTCTGGAGCCTGTTGAGGTGCCAGTCAAAGACTTGACATTTGATCAGCTGCAGCTTCTGAAG CTGGTCCATGCCACTGCAGTGAAAGAAAACGATCACAAAg ATCTGCTGGACGATGAAGATGAAGTCGATGAGCATCAGCCCTTCCCTTCACTCTCACAG ATCTTCCAGGCCATTCCTGAGCATGTGGGCTTCAACATTGAGCTCAAATGGATCTGCCAGATGAAG GACGGGTCATGGGATGGCAACCTATCATCCTACttcaacatgaataaatacCTCGACATCATCCTGTCCTGTGTTCTGCAGAAAGGCGGAAAAAGACGCATTGTCTTCTCCTGCTTCGACCCAGATATCTGCACCAT GGTGCGTCAAAAGCAGAACAAGTACCCCATTCTCTTCTTGACTCAGGGAATTTCAGAGAAGTACCCTGACATGTTGGACATCCGCTGCCAGTCCACTCAGATCGCCATAAGTTTCGCCCAGAGCGAAAATATTCTG GGGATCAGTGCCCACGCTGAGGAGCTGCTGAAAAACCTTTCCTACATCGGGGATGCCCAGTCTAAAGGCCTGGTGGTGTTCAGCTGGGGAGATGACAACAACGAGCACGAAATCAGAAAGAAGCTGAGAGAGCAGGGCATTGATGGGCTCATCTACGATAG TATCTGTGAGGAGTCAGGAGAGCAGGCAAACGTCTTCCAGGTTGAGGAGCAACACACCCTGCAGGAGGTCATTACAGAAGAGACCCTAAAGAACGCTAGCTGCTCCTGCTACTCCATTCCCTGCTCCATGGCTCCCTGCATTGGCTCCAAGAGCTGCTCTGGCAGCGGAGAGTCAGATTCTGGCCTCAGCTCCTCGTAA
- the gpcpd1 gene encoding glycerophosphocholine phosphodiesterase GPCPD1 isoform X2: protein METTQVTLAVRGETSPGEVIAVVGSCEALGSWSHQKAVTLYPDGNDGNAWTATITVPKGVVSKYRYFKGFILEPKSAGDPCQVIVNVWETHQQPRTMSPTGPHQTIDDGQFGTHNGVNCVDSGWLTCQTEIRLRLHFSKKSPVSITKKKFKKSRFRIKLTLEGFEEEIDEDEDELSPTCLHRMTTTLEKTTTLGISMISANSYKSRHSQPECGYGLGPSQWTEYSIHTMYPDNLELTFEFFEEDMSEHVVQGDAHPGYVGTACLLSSSFSENGMDIGVATLPIMARNSRQTIGKVRVDYLVIRPIQAFQCDMSSSFTKYWKKRSTLHVGHRGAGSTHAAKHQRIRENTIASFKSAAMHGAAYVEFDVHLSKDAVPIVYHDLTCCISTKKKHDKTSLEPVEVPVKDLTFDQLQLLKLVHATAVKENDHKDLLDDEDEVDEHQPFPSLSQIFQAIPEHVGFNIELKWICQMKDGSWDGNLSSYFNMNKYLDIILSCVLQKGGKRRIVFSCFDPDICTMVRQKQNKYPILFLTQGISEKYPDMLDIRCQSTQIAISFAQSENILGISAHAEELLKNLSYIGDAQSKGLVVFSWGDDNNEHEIRKKLREQGIDGLIYDSICEESGEQANVFQVEEQHTLQEVITEETLKNASCSCYSIPCSMAPCIGSKSCSGSGESDSGLSSS from the exons ATGGAGACCACTCAGGTGACTTTGGCTGTCAGAGGAGAAACATCCCCAG GTGAGGTGATTGCAGTCGTTGGCAGCTGTGAAGCCCTGGGAAGCTGGAGCCATCAAAAAGCTGTGACCTTATATCCTGATGGCAATGATGG AAATGCATGGACTGCAACAATCACTGTGCCTAAAGGAGTTGTGTCCAAGTACCGCTATTTTAAAGGCTTCATTCTGGAACCAAAG AGTGCAGGTGATCCCTGTCAAGTGATAGTCAATGTGTGGGAGACCCATCAACAACCCCGCACAATGAGCCCCACAg GACCACACCAGACTATTGATGATGGACAATTTGGAACTCACA ATGGGGTGAATTGTGTCGACTCTGGGTGGCTCACATGCCAGACAGAGATCCGCCTGCGTCTGCACTTTTCTAAGAAGTCTCCCGTGTCTATCACTAAGAAGAAATTCAAGAAGTCTCGCTTCAG AATCAAGCTGACATTGGAGGGCTTTGAGGAGGAGATAGATGAGGACGAGGATGAGCTCAGTCCTACGTGTTTGCACAGGATGACCACCACTCTGGAGAAGACCACCACTCTGGGGATCAGTATGATCAGTGCCAACAGCTATAAGTCGCGCCACTCGCAGCCTGAATGTGGGTATGGACTGGGGCCCTCTCAGTGGACTGAGTACAGTATCCACACCATGTACCCAGACAACCTAGAGCTCACCTTTGAGTTCTTTGAG GAGGATATGAGTGAGCATGTAGTCCAGGGGGATGCTCATCCAGGATATGTGGGCACAGCTTGCCTCCTGTCCTCCTCTTTCTCGGAGAATGGTATGGACATCGGAGTAGCCACGCTTCCAATTATGGCTCGGAATTCCAGACAGACCATCGGGAAAGTCCGAG TGGATTACCTGGTGATCCGGCCAATCCAGGCGTTTCAGTGTGACATGAGCTCCTCCTTCACCAAATACTGGAAGAAAAGAAGTACACTGCATGTGGGCCACAGAGGAGCCGGCAGCACACACGCAGCCAA GCATCAGAGAATCAGGGAGAACACAATAGCTTCATTCAAAAGCGCTGCCATGCAT GGTGCAGCCTATGTAGAGTTTGATGTTCACCTCTCCAAAGATGCAGTTCCTATTGTATACCATGATCTGACGTGCTGCATATCCACCAAGAAG AAACATGACAAGACGTCTCTGGAGCCTGTTGAGGTGCCAGTCAAAGACTTGACATTTGATCAGCTGCAGCTTCTGAAG CTGGTCCATGCCACTGCAGTGAAAGAAAACGATCACAAAg ATCTGCTGGACGATGAAGATGAAGTCGATGAGCATCAGCCCTTCCCTTCACTCTCACAG ATCTTCCAGGCCATTCCTGAGCATGTGGGCTTCAACATTGAGCTCAAATGGATCTGCCAGATGAAG GACGGGTCATGGGATGGCAACCTATCATCCTACttcaacatgaataaatacCTCGACATCATCCTGTCCTGTGTTCTGCAGAAAGGCGGAAAAAGACGCATTGTCTTCTCCTGCTTCGACCCAGATATCTGCACCAT GGTGCGTCAAAAGCAGAACAAGTACCCCATTCTCTTCTTGACTCAGGGAATTTCAGAGAAGTACCCTGACATGTTGGACATCCGCTGCCAGTCCACTCAGATCGCCATAAGTTTCGCCCAGAGCGAAAATATTCTG GGGATCAGTGCCCACGCTGAGGAGCTGCTGAAAAACCTTTCCTACATCGGGGATGCCCAGTCTAAAGGCCTGGTGGTGTTCAGCTGGGGAGATGACAACAACGAGCACGAAATCAGAAAGAAGCTGAGAGAGCAGGGCATTGATGGGCTCATCTACGATAG TATCTGTGAGGAGTCAGGAGAGCAGGCAAACGTCTTCCAGGTTGAGGAGCAACACACCCTGCAGGAGGTCATTACAGAAGAGACCCTAAAGAACGCTAGCTGCTCCTGCTACTCCATTCCCTGCTCCATGGCTCCCTGCATTGGCTCCAAGAGCTGCTCTGGCAGCGGAGAGTCAGATTCTGGCCTCAGCTCCTCGTAA
- the gpcpd1 gene encoding glycerophosphocholine phosphodiesterase GPCPD1 isoform X3 — protein sequence MHGLQQSLCLKELCPSTAILKASFWNQRFQPMVADCPSWRLSAGDPCQVIVNVWETHQQPRTMSPTGPHQTIDDGQFGTHNGVNCVDSGWLTCQTEIRLRLHFSKKSPVSITKKKFKKSRFRIKLTLEGFEEEIDEDEDELSPTCLHRMTTTLEKTTTLGISMISANSYKSRHSQPECGYGLGPSQWTEYSIHTMYPDNLELTFEFFEEDMSEHVVQGDAHPGYVGTACLLSSSFSENGMDIGVATLPIMARNSRQTIGKVRVDYLVIRPIQAFQCDMSSSFTKYWKKRSTLHVGHRGAGSTHAAKHQRIRENTIASFKSAAMHGAAYVEFDVHLSKDAVPIVYHDLTCCISTKKKHDKTSLEPVEVPVKDLTFDQLQLLKLVHATAVKENDHKDLLDDEDEVDEHQPFPSLSQIFQAIPEHVGFNIELKWICQMKDGSWDGNLSSYFNMNKYLDIILSCVLQKGGKRRIVFSCFDPDICTMVRQKQNKYPILFLTQGISEKYPDMLDIRCQSTQIAISFAQSENILGISAHAEELLKNLSYIGDAQSKGLVVFSWGDDNNEHEIRKKLREQGIDGLIYDSICEESGEQANVFQVEEQHTLQEVITEETLKNASCSCYSIPCSMAPCIGSKSCSGSGESDSGLSSS from the exons ATGCATGGACTGCAACAATCACTGTGCCTAAAGGAGTTGTGTCCAAGTACCGCTATTTTAAAGGCTTCATTCTGGAACCAAAG ATTTCAACCCATGGTGGCTGACTGCCCCAGCTGGAGATTG AGTGCAGGTGATCCCTGTCAAGTGATAGTCAATGTGTGGGAGACCCATCAACAACCCCGCACAATGAGCCCCACAg GACCACACCAGACTATTGATGATGGACAATTTGGAACTCACA ATGGGGTGAATTGTGTCGACTCTGGGTGGCTCACATGCCAGACAGAGATCCGCCTGCGTCTGCACTTTTCTAAGAAGTCTCCCGTGTCTATCACTAAGAAGAAATTCAAGAAGTCTCGCTTCAG AATCAAGCTGACATTGGAGGGCTTTGAGGAGGAGATAGATGAGGACGAGGATGAGCTCAGTCCTACGTGTTTGCACAGGATGACCACCACTCTGGAGAAGACCACCACTCTGGGGATCAGTATGATCAGTGCCAACAGCTATAAGTCGCGCCACTCGCAGCCTGAATGTGGGTATGGACTGGGGCCCTCTCAGTGGACTGAGTACAGTATCCACACCATGTACCCAGACAACCTAGAGCTCACCTTTGAGTTCTTTGAG GAGGATATGAGTGAGCATGTAGTCCAGGGGGATGCTCATCCAGGATATGTGGGCACAGCTTGCCTCCTGTCCTCCTCTTTCTCGGAGAATGGTATGGACATCGGAGTAGCCACGCTTCCAATTATGGCTCGGAATTCCAGACAGACCATCGGGAAAGTCCGAG TGGATTACCTGGTGATCCGGCCAATCCAGGCGTTTCAGTGTGACATGAGCTCCTCCTTCACCAAATACTGGAAGAAAAGAAGTACACTGCATGTGGGCCACAGAGGAGCCGGCAGCACACACGCAGCCAA GCATCAGAGAATCAGGGAGAACACAATAGCTTCATTCAAAAGCGCTGCCATGCAT GGTGCAGCCTATGTAGAGTTTGATGTTCACCTCTCCAAAGATGCAGTTCCTATTGTATACCATGATCTGACGTGCTGCATATCCACCAAGAAG AAACATGACAAGACGTCTCTGGAGCCTGTTGAGGTGCCAGTCAAAGACTTGACATTTGATCAGCTGCAGCTTCTGAAG CTGGTCCATGCCACTGCAGTGAAAGAAAACGATCACAAAg ATCTGCTGGACGATGAAGATGAAGTCGATGAGCATCAGCCCTTCCCTTCACTCTCACAG ATCTTCCAGGCCATTCCTGAGCATGTGGGCTTCAACATTGAGCTCAAATGGATCTGCCAGATGAAG GACGGGTCATGGGATGGCAACCTATCATCCTACttcaacatgaataaatacCTCGACATCATCCTGTCCTGTGTTCTGCAGAAAGGCGGAAAAAGACGCATTGTCTTCTCCTGCTTCGACCCAGATATCTGCACCAT GGTGCGTCAAAAGCAGAACAAGTACCCCATTCTCTTCTTGACTCAGGGAATTTCAGAGAAGTACCCTGACATGTTGGACATCCGCTGCCAGTCCACTCAGATCGCCATAAGTTTCGCCCAGAGCGAAAATATTCTG GGGATCAGTGCCCACGCTGAGGAGCTGCTGAAAAACCTTTCCTACATCGGGGATGCCCAGTCTAAAGGCCTGGTGGTGTTCAGCTGGGGAGATGACAACAACGAGCACGAAATCAGAAAGAAGCTGAGAGAGCAGGGCATTGATGGGCTCATCTACGATAG TATCTGTGAGGAGTCAGGAGAGCAGGCAAACGTCTTCCAGGTTGAGGAGCAACACACCCTGCAGGAGGTCATTACAGAAGAGACCCTAAAGAACGCTAGCTGCTCCTGCTACTCCATTCCCTGCTCCATGGCTCCCTGCATTGGCTCCAAGAGCTGCTCTGGCAGCGGAGAGTCAGATTCTGGCCTCAGCTCCTCGTAA